The DNA region CGGTTAGCGAATGTGAAGGTTGAACCGTACGaacctgaaaaaaaaaggataaagaaaaaacaaatgagtgagagagagagagagtgaaagaCTGAGTGAAACACTCAAGAACTGGTCTCACCTGTGGAAGCTAAGAGCAGAACTATGAAGCTCAGTGTCAGAGAAGACGAGCTGCGAAGAGAAGAAAGATCCATTACAGTTTCTTTCTAGCCTCACTACTCCGATCTATGGAAAAGTGAAGATCTGTGTTGTTGTggaagagagtgagagagagagctgagAAAGACTGGGAAGTCACTTGGTATGGGGTTTTgttctttatatttattttatttttccctAGATTTTGTTGTGTTGTGTGTTGTTTACTGGGCTCTATGCCTGAAACCTGACAAATTATATCTTCAGCAATTATTTTAAAGGATACACAAAGCAAGGATTAAACAACAAACTAAAAAACGTTTAGTGGGTAGAGAGTTAGAGTGGGCCAAATGGTATCGGATATCACTATTTAGTCATGTTTTCTGTCTATTATAATGTCTTTACTCGTTTTGATTAAAATGCTGTtgtataattctttttattagcTACAAGCGGAAGAGCTATTTGGCGTTTTGCTTTTGCCTTTTCAGGAGTGTAGGTTCCACTCGAATCCTACATTACGTGTGATATAAGCCCATATGATCAATTTTGCTTGAGACTCGGCCCATTATAAGGTGGAAAGTTGGCCCCATGCTTTTTTCTTTGCAGACGTAGGGTTAAGCGAACAGTAAAAAAGCAAGGAAAATGAGAATGCTGTGATGATGATACTTGCACACAAGCACATTTATTTCGTGATGGTCCACTAAATAAGAgaagattattttattttttttgacttttgagCATATTTGTTGAATTATAAAGATCACTTTTGAGCATATTTGTTGAATCATAAAGATCAAGATGCATTGCTTGCCCACTCACATGGCTCttggttttaacttttaacagAGGGAGAGTAAATAACTGCTAATGGATTTTCTGAGGGCGAGTGACATAAGCACTCATGGTGGATCTTCTGTTACCCCCCGACAAGCACTCTCCAATCATTGAGATGGCTCCCAACTACAGTCCTTATCCACCTCCTTCTCACATAGATTCTTCAGCTTGTAATTCTTAAAGAGCTAAAATGCTCCGTGTTAGTCCTCTTACATCTCACATTGATTCTTTAGCGATCTCCTGCCATTTGTTCCTGATATGGATTTTGGTGAATCACACCAACATCTGAGACTGAGAGTTTATCAACAACTACTACTACCTAtacaaaatgtatataattgCATTCAGTAAAGAATATGAGGAATACACATCCTCAGATCAAATGCACACATACATGTTTtcatacaaaacaaataaacgACTTGATTAATACACAAGGAACCCCTAAGCACACAGCcatatgttctgttttttttttcccttctacaaaacaaatatacaaaCAATGTCTCTACGTGAATTCCactcatatatacatatacacaaaCCTCAAGCCTTCCCCTCAGCTCTCGCAGAAGTGAGACCAACACAAGCATCAACAAAGTCTTTATCAATAAAATCCGTAGAGAAGATCTGCAGCTTATCAGCACATCCCCTCTTCACACACTCGATGATAAACACCTTGGCGTAACAGTGAATCCGGTTAGTCACCGGTTTAACACACAAAATCGGGTTATCAGCCTGCGGCGTGACAGTGTTCTCCACCCTGTAAAAAAACTTCCTCGAAGCCGCCGGCTGCTGCTGGCTCAGATGCTTCAAGTTGCTCTCGAACTTCGTCGAAGGAAGATCCGTATCGATCCAGTTGTCTTTCAGATACCCCGCGCTCCACAGCGGATCCCCGCGCTTAGGCTGAGGCGACTTCCTCGGCTTCCAGACGCAGATCACTCTCTTCGGGAGCAGCTCGGCGACAGTCTTGCCGAACACGCCATCGTCCTGGTGGATCAGGTGGTCGCCGAGCTGCTCCACGAGGTACTTGTCGAACTCCGGCGGATCCTCGTGTCCGAACTCCGTTCTGATCTCGAGGATGACGATCTCAGACTCCGTCTCCGAGAGGAACCGTTTGAGGTCGGTCAAAACGACGTCGACGCTGTAAGTTTTGAGGATTCCGTGGCACACACGTCTGTCTTCTTGAACCCTAATGTCGAGGACTCGAGTGCCGGCGACGAGCTGGTTGTAGATGGAGAGAGACTGGCACTGCGCGAAGGGGCGAGAGACGAAGCGGATCCCGATCTTGTTTGTGGCTGAGTCGTGAGTCCCTGGCCAGACGATCTTGTTGACGTGGAGCTTCTCGGGTCCCACGCCGGCCATCCAGGTTTTGCGATCGGTGGGGGTGTAATCGGACCCGGGAAACTCGCAGCCGCAGGATTGCTGGAGATCGGCGAGGGCTTTCTTCTCGGTGGAGATGGCTTTACGACGCTCGAGCTGTTTCGAGAGGTGAGAACCCATTGGTGGTTATGGTGAGGGATTAATGATGAGGCTTTTTGGTCTCTGTTCCTTGTGATGAGTAGTAGTGGTTTTACAATTTTGGATCTATGATGCCTTTATAAATAATTCAAGTAAACAAAACAGAAGAAGTTataatttgttttggtttttttttgtttttgggttATTGTTATGCTCtctttttgttctgttttcgATTATTATTGGTACGTAAAAGTTGCTAAATATTCGTTTTAGCTTTTCATAGTGACGGTACTTTATCACAAAAACACTGTtcaggaaaaaaatataataagttgTATTATGTAAACTTAACagtttattttgtaaaacttATTTATCATGATATTATAATTATGAATCATTATTTTAGGATTTGAAACAATAATTTGGGATTTGAAACCATAATTTGGGATTCGAACTTCAGACTGTGTTAAAGCCTTTAAACCTTAACCGTTAGCTTACGGTACTTCTGCAGATAAATTTGCAGTtactatattatatagtttttttctatttttaatataatttaggTATTGTGAATTTATGTGAAACGATTGGATTTGTTGAGATGTGAATATCTCTATATTCAAAGAGTGGTTGGGCTGTAATTGATATTTGGTAGGTCCATTTCTGTGTTCTCTGTTTTCATTTCAGTTTTTTGGGGTCACTTTCTATGAGCTGGCTCTCCTAGACGTGAAAGATACCAATAGAACGtgattctttattatttttccaTTCGTTATTATGCATATACAAGACACATGTTcagtttttattcattttgtgATATAGTTTTCCTTACg from Raphanus sativus cultivar WK10039 chromosome 8, ASM80110v3, whole genome shotgun sequence includes:
- the LOC130498461 gene encoding uncharacterized protein LOC130498461 is translated as MGSHLSKQLERRKAISTEKKALADLQQSCGCEFPGSDYTPTDRKTWMAGVGPEKLHVNKIVWPGTHDSATNKIGIRFVSRPFAQCQSLSIYNQLVAGTRVLDIRVQEDRRVCHGILKTYSVDVVLTDLKRFLSETESEIVILEIRTEFGHEDPPEFDKYLVEQLGDHLIHQDDGVFGKTVAELLPKRVICVWKPRKSPQPKRGDPLWSAGYLKDNWIDTDLPSTKFESNLKHLSQQQPAASRKFFYRVENTVTPQADNPILCVKPVTNRIHCYAKVFIIECVKRGCADKLQIFSTDFIDKDFVDACVGLTSARAEGKA